The stretch of DNA ATAACTTCTTCCTTGTTAGCAAATATGTTGTAAAGAAGTTGTTATATTTCTCTCTGTATTTTAAGGTCTTGAATTCAATGTATAAGAAGAATATACAGCGTCTAACTAAAACATTCTTAACACTGTCATTAACTGATGTCGCATCTCGAGTACAATTATCTGGACCCTCGCAGGCTGAGGCTTATATACTCAATAtggtatgtataatataatattgacacctTCAGAGAACCCTGTCGCCGTGAGATTTGTCcaatgatatatatacatacaactaCTTACAAGCTTTTCATTTCTTTTcatatatataatgatatatagTTGATATAACTTGAAAACCTACCATTCTAATATATTTGGGGTGTTTAGATATACTGTATTGACCATGAGCTAATATATTTCCATCAATGTCAGAAATTAACTCATTTAGAATTTGTAACTTCATTTAAAGctataaaaaacttttttagtcaaattaattactttttatagaATAGAATGATAATATCATTGATCTAAACAACATGACCCCCAATCGCAATCCAATCTATTAAGagaacattaaaacattcattcatacACCTTATTATGTCCTAGTAATGATCGAAGTCTGTTGTATAGAATTAGAAACGCTACGTCACGCGCTAGAGAGATGCGAACACGAAGCAAGAACATACcttttagcaaaatgattaaaagcCAAGTCGGTTACacagttttgttaatttaaaggggcttacctgaaatacgacactatCCTTTTTATCTTTGGAtattatgctgttatttggacagtctTTCACATAACAGTTTGTCATTGCGTGGTGTTGAATTAAAATCGCGgccgaaacacaactgaacgaaaactctgcctaatagacgcgtaggcagagttttgcttcagacaatttttgagggTAATTGTGagtttaattgtttattgtacatCAATGGATGATATCCACAATCCATGTTTGCATCCATAtccacataaaaaaataagttttattactgTAGTCAAAATAAGaacattatttttcatatttgctttttttatggaagagaggacaaatgagcgtacgagtcacctcatcttaagtgatcaccgccgcccacattctcttgcaacaccagaagaaccAGAGAGTAGCAGTCCTTTAAAAAAGCCTTTTGCAGATATGTCGAATGGATGTAATCTCACATCGAATGCTTATATGTGGATCTAATCTCACACAAGTTGTATCTTATATTTAGTTTTGATATTGATggcaaattgttaaaaataaatatactctCTTAACTttacataacattttttaagaTTGAAGAGGGCGAAATATACGCTATGATAAACCAGAAAGATGGAATGGTCGTGTTTCTGGATAGTCCTGAGAAGTATGCCTCCCCGGACACACTGTGTGTTCTGGAACAGCATATTGCTGCTTGCACAAAGCTCCACCAATATATACAAGAGATGGATGAACAAATCCAAGTCAATCCCCAGGTATGATACTATAAGTCCTCCTATCCTTTCtttgctgcttgtggtgccaggtcgaccgtcgatagttaataaatcattttgtgTTTGGATGtgattacttattattacaGTAATCACAACTCTCATCTTCACAAAAAATTCTTACACAAACACTGAATTATTAaagctctaaagattgatggatccaatatatgataacttatatttatacagtttattctttattactttatatgatatatttgatgcttaaaacacttttaactttgaatacgATTAGTGGATgcagcatttattttgtatattacagccattgtactctattgatttaaaagaggtgccttaagtttcttgtatgttcttctcaagagCTCTAATtattccgaacatatggtaggtagatgcagtaatttaaaagaaatattataagtGATGTTTCAAAAAAGTTTAAGCCtacttaaataaagtttatttaacttttgacCATCATCATTTTATAAGAAATGCTATGAGTATCCCCACACACTTATTGCACATGACAAGCATTATCTAAATAGTGTATGATGTGCAGTGATAATCTTCAACTGTTTGCAGACGGAACAGatatacatctatatatataaaaatgaattgctgttcgttagtctcgctaaaactcgagaacggctggaccgatttggcttattttgttcttgaattatttgtggaagtccagggaaggtttaaaaggtgaataaataggaaattgctgcaaaattaaataaaaacaacaaatttgtttttcctttgatgtacaGTACAGATTTCTaggagagaatttattgacgaacggtttgacagttttgctgtgaaacaatttcattacgacagcagggtgcatattttacgaagtaattttttatgttatgatatattattggcaaattcatataaaaacattattttatttattatatacagaacaagaTCTGTCGGGTCaagttagttttaaataaaattaatcactGTTAATTCATTCCAGTATGTGAAGAAATCTGCGGGTTGCCACGATGAAGATATGCCAGCACCAAGTCAGAATTTAAAAACATACgcaatttaaacaatatttaataacaaattaatatacaCTCATAAGTcatattgtaagtatatttaataaataccacTCATAATTTGTaagtgtaataattatttatcatcCCGATAACTCATAAATATAATAGACATTTATGCAGCCCATTACatagattaaattattttatatacaacatCCAAGAGATTATAAGTATATACTACTGACAATTATAGGTATATATAGGCTAAATGCTAGCTATTATCTGTAATTCAACATAGACAGTAGACTGTGTGCCTATAGTGTGTGTTAAAACAACCTGAGTCTTTTAACCCCAGTTCGAGATGCTAAAATTCAATCTTTGAATGTCTTCGCAGGTGGACATACATTAAAATGAGAAGTAATGGCATAGCCATAGCCCCACCGAcacaatttatattactattattatttatttaccaattatctgacagtaaaaatattcttaaatattaCGTACAAGAAAAATCCAACCCtgacaatgaaaatgtaattttatttagtttcctGTTTACCTAACAGATCATATCCCAATAAGACACCTATAATGCATTTCatatactaaaaaaacatttaaaacgcCTCATGTACAGCTTGGGTAAATGCAGTCATGCTGTCCAGAGGAGTTTGTGGAGTTATTCCGTGCCCCAAATTCGCAATGTATCTGTGTTTTCCAAATTTTCTGACCATTTGTATTGTTAACCTTTTTATCTCCTCCTAAAACagaaaaagataatttattttaatcttaacaaaaatataaatatttgttgttaaatattttttttttatggtagatGATACAGGGCGTCCCGCGGGTATGCCACATAcctcaaatatatataataaatagatgtaacattttactaaaagaagactttatcttaatttaaaataaaacatgtgtgcaattcacacgtggtagaagtgaaaccttcaaaaattatgaagaattttattaattataaaaatgatgaaataaactctttatttatagactttatctatacacccatgctttaaatcctctattaaagattctgaaacagttagcttattgccaacattaaaacacccaatgttctaataaccattccAACCatatgttgtactgaatttcataacaaaacGCCTatgtttttttcgatcccttcatgcgcaaagagtttcaacatacagccacattcttattgctcgatgcgtggtaggtatctgtatgaatctcaaaaaaagaacattttcgtttacgcgcgctccacacttccagaacgtcgcacgccgtaaaaaaagtaggttattcgaatccacgccatttttcttcgatatttttattgttttgtttacaaaacattttaaacgattcattttaaacgatgcaaaagaacattatattcgagtgaattttaattattgcactatacaaaatgtaaattactactaaaattaataattgtttcattaatacttagtttatttgtatatagtcagtaattaatgatattaggtaggtaagctaactgttccagaatcttgtagaggattcatattctgggtgtagataaagtcttgtatgaaactgttgataattaggtattaaaacactcatgtgatactattatccatattcgtgttttaataccctttattacacaacagttgcataaataactatttctcAAGCTTTATACTACGCATGCGCGCACAAACACGTAATAACACCCGCTATGCCTTGGTAAACACGAGTGGAGAGGGTACAAAGCAGAGCACAAAGAGAACCACGAACACCAACGAACAACAACAACGGTTCAACACTAcccttgtataataattttaagatgtacATTGGGTATGAActtctaaactgcatatgaagtcctggtacatgttggtCGGATGACAAATGATTCTTCATTTCAACCGCCATAAAAGACATTACCAACACCGctatcatatttatgttctcctggtgtctatgtagtaatacgtgcGCATGTCGTCAGAATATATTcgtgtcatacataagacaatctcttctttaactatgatcacCTGGTACCAAATCACTGTATAACGCTTCCtttctcattttctcccacgttaaatcttattaatttatgtgtcgatatctttttactgtcgctatTTCGTtacatcgactttcaaatcacaacgcttaagaagttttcacttgaaacaatttaaattccgttcataaatttttaaatatttgaggaACTGGAAATTGAACCCGTTACACGAGAAAAAAAATACCCTGTAGCTTATAATAAATACCGAACGAATAAGGCTTATTTTTTGCTACATAACATAAGGagattcttaaaatttattatatatatatatatatatatttattatgtttagatttacaagagcgacatctcaagtcaatttcctaatatgcaaatattggggttgagcagcttatcaactgtaaagtagatcctgtaaagtagatcagatgaagccacaacctgagagttgaagaaagcaaacagaattttgtagcGAGACGgtactcgaatggttagctcagttggttagagcactggcacggaacgccggaggtcgtgggttcgcatcgttcataaaattttgtttttcaaattttatttgtgtattaatcctagaagtgagggttatcactttaaaaacataacatattgtttatatttttatttataatcgcttataaaatgctcacaagaatacgtttatttatttaaggtgtgtgtggatgatgcagctactgtactcaataacttttcatttacatttacttttttggcttACTTTTGACATTGAGTATGTGTGTTGCATAATTTTacacattatattgtaattgaaatgatttttaaatcgatggaaatgtaaatcttgatttaaagaGTGGATCAACCCTTAACATAGtaagcggtagattcaataaaaaaaatataaataaaaggaaGACAATGAATTTTAACATTTGGATGTAAAATATTGTTcagaagaataaaaaaaaaagctgacATTATCATATTTGATTCCCGGTTCAATCAGGcaattattgtaaaatctatgaatgcagtttaaattttttcattacattttgtCCTACGAAGTTGTGGCTTCGTATTTTAgagaattttgttaaaaaatactaattttattGATACAAGTTTGAATCTGATACAAAACGATACCATGTTATCAATCCCTTTCAACTTTACAAGTCAGTCCTAACTGACATTTGAATTTTCCATGAAACTTCCGTTTTAAAAGAGGCTGCCATTAACCCATATAATACCGGTTTATTTTGCCCTAcgaagttgtggcttcatattcaagagaattttgttaaaaaattacaaatatttttgatacaaGTTTTAATCTGATATTTTGTATCATGAAACCATGTTATTAATCTGTTTCCACTTTGTAACTcagttaataatatttgaattctcTATGAAACTTTAGTTATAAAAGAGTCTGCCATTAACCCATATCATACCAAGTCTGTGTTAAAACAAGTCgaacacaaaaatattaatactattgAAAAGAATAGGGTGCCTTAACTGTTCCTTGACCAATCTTTGCATGCCATATCCAAAGTGTCAACAAATGTAGCATATATGATATTAAAGAGAATCAtggaattaattattaattgactGGCACCTTATTTCCAGCAGCATCATTGCTCATAATCACTCTCATAATAATTTGCAGTTATTTTTTCCCATAAAAAAGGTAGTAAAGGTTACCATCAAATGATTAGGAAGTACTTTCAAGACTCTTGTacaacaaaatttttcaattcctctggtgttgcaggagaatttgagtagcggtgatcacttaatatcggtgacccgtatgctcgtttgttctccttctTTACGTGCCTGATACATTTACAGTACTATCATGGTATGGTGTTGTGGAAGACTGTTGATTAtcagaattcaaattcaaaattttttgctcaaaataggatatgatatcacttattgaaagtcaaaaactaccaataaAAGGTAGAAATGGTTGTGTcaaccataaaatgataaggtaGTACTCACAGGACTCTTGTACAACAAATCTTGTGGATCCAGATTGCCTTGCAATGTAACATCCGGTCCTACAATTTCTCTGGCTTTGATTGGATCGACAGTCCAATCCAACCCAATAGTTTCATAACCCAATTTAGCTTGGACATCAAGAGATTCACCGGCACCTTTGGCAAATATTGTCTGAAAAATTAAAcatcaaattaatttacaaatactaATACTAGTTGAACCGGCAAACATACTTGccacataaattttttttagtgtttGACCCTTTTATTACTTTGCAAGTCCAACTACCAGGCACTAACCCGAAAAATGAAGACTTTCTTGTGTCTTCATTTTTCGGGTTAGTGCctatgacactcacaaataatAAGGCTTTCTATTGGTATCAGAATTGTCACAATTAGTTCAATAGATCTAGGAGATTATCCAACTACAACCCTCACATACTACCTCTTTAAAATATCAGTACAGATAAATAACCTAGGAGTTAATGGGCCCCTTCTTATTCTAAGATACTAATAGCTatcaatacaataatgtttaaagaaaaatagtAACCGGTACATCAAGTTTTGAGGATGCATTGTGGTGTGGTGCATAAATATGGAAAAAGTCTAAGGGCCGCACATAACACAGTAGCAGCAACAGCAGggactttgttttaaaaaattacaaaaaattacagACGGAAATTAAAACCCTTcacagatatttttatttatttattacactttttttgacaccacattaacaaaatataacttaggtacaatacaagtaatagaacagtcaGTAGTCTATCTCAGTCAGTCTCCttcaaatttatacctacgtcagGGCGCtccgctagggttggtacatacaaaaagattgatgTCGCGCACTCAATAGACATAACTATTGAGTTCCACAAGATTCTAGAAAGtcaaagtactgttctattactttatTGTGATATAGGATACTAACACTAGGATAAATCTCTTATCAACCTAATAAACagattagataaatattatttttcatatgaGGAATAGTGACGAGATGCGCAGTGAAACCTGCAGTCTCTCGTATCTTGGAGaaagaagatgttaagtctcagtagCCAGGAAAtcgcactagctacggcgacaataacataacatatttcaaCAACAATTGAATAGTGCGAGTAGCTTTTCACTTATAACGTGGCTAGTGCTGGATTGTAATCGTGAAGGCGCATCTCTCACCATACAATGAAGATCTCATAAGTAAAGAAAACTGGAATCTTACACATGTCATCTGATCATATGGAGCATCCCAAGTTCAAGtttcttttacaacaaaatcttATTCGTGTAAGCCATGGTGTTGCTTCAATATCTCAACAAGTAGATATAATTTACAActattattaaaaggcataaaaaaggaatttattttctcaaaattgattcctttagaattctttttgatgtcatttctaataactactagatactactaccgcttcggaaacaaatggcgctctgagagagaagaagcggcgcaacaaactctcccagcattctttttttgcgctcttttcaataaaaatatacaatattgtacagtcatttctaaagctataaaataatcacaatctagtcccatcATTTCTTATAACATATGTAAATCGATAGTTTAATTAATCATGTGACCTAATAAACCATATTCTTACCATACAAACTTGCTCCAGTTTTTTCTCTCCAAGTTGTTGCCGGACGCCAGTTCTTATGTCAGCCAAATATGGAGCGGAAAATTGTATGAATTGTTCACGAGTTAGGTGATCAGCACTGGATTCAAATACTTGTAATAGTTGTGCTCCACTTTcaaccttaaaaatatattcagttGTAGTCATATTAATTATCTTCATACACACATATATTTACACCactgctttaaatcctctattaaagattctgaaacagttagcttattaccaacattaaaacacccaatgtcgtaataaccattacatcatccaaacgagtgttgtaatgttgtactgaatttcataacaacactccttggtcgatctttcgatcccttcatgcgtaAAGAGTATCAACAAACAGCCTCAtttttattgctcgatgcgtggtaactgtatgaatttcaaaaaaagaacagtttcgtttacgcgcgttccacactaccagaacctggcgcgccgtaaaaaaaaagtaggttattcgaaaccccgccatttttcttgaaaaaatgagcgattgaagttttgacagcacaccgccggatattttagacgctccaaaagaacataatattcaagtgaattttaataattgcacaatacaagatgtaaattactactaaaataaataattaagtatttcattaacacttagtttaattgtataaaatcagtaatgtatgatattaagttactactaggactggctgttttaatgttagcagtaagctaactgtttcagaatcttttaaatgattcatattctgggtgtagataaagtcttgtatgcaactgttgataattaggtgttaaaacactcatgtgatactattatcacccacattcgtgttttaataccccttattacacaacagttgcataaataactattgcacAATAATTCTTGAGTATGGTTGTCAGTCATACATCATTATTACCTGCATAACTAAATAGTCAATTATAACTCTTGTTAGAAGACTCAGAAGTATGTGAGTATCTCTTGCATGATTTTCAAGCCACTCCTTGGTTTTCGACATAGTCTTACTTCCTCCGCCTTCTATCATATATCCCATCA from Leptidea sinapis chromosome 19, ilLepSina1.1, whole genome shotgun sequence encodes:
- the LOC126969775 gene encoding uroporphyrinogen decarboxylase, coding for MDFTNKNFPPLKNRRLLDAAAGKEVDKVPVWVMRQAGRYLPEFQEVRAKNDFFTVCRTPELACEVTLQPLRRYEHLDASIIFSDILVIPQALGMTVEMHPGLGPVFPNPLMSPDDMEQLQEDGAVSRLLYVGQAITLTRHKIEGRVPLIGFTGAPFTLMGYMIEGGGSKTMSKTKEWLENHARDTHILLSLLTRVIIDYLVMQVESGAQLLQVFESSADHLTREQFIQFSAPYLADIRTGVRQQLGEKKLEQVCMTIFAKGAGESLDVQAKLGYETIGLDWTVDPIKAREIVGPDVTLQGNLDPQDLLYKSPEEIKRLTIQMVRKFGKHRYIANLGHGITPQTPLDSMTAFTQAVHEAF